The following coding sequences lie in one Enterococcus sp. 9E7_DIV0242 genomic window:
- the cysS gene encoding cysteine--tRNA ligase — protein sequence MIKIYNTLTRKKEEFVPLEKGKIRMYVCGPTVYNYIHIGNGRSAIAFDTIRRYFEYRGFEVNYVSNFTDVDDKIIRAAQELGVTAPELADRFIQAFKEDTEALNVKPATSNPRVMDHLSDIIQFIQVLVDKGYAYESKGDIYYRTRKFKEYGKLSHQSIDELEIGASQRTGEEQRQKEDPLDFALWKAAKEGEISWDSPWGPGRPGWHIECSVMATKHLGETIDIHGGGQDLEFPHHENEIAQSEAKTGKTFANYWMHNGYVTIGEDDEKMSKSLGNFITVHEMIKEVDPQVLRFFMATTQYRRPIRYSEVTLKDAAANYQKLKIAFENLSFRQETAEASLENDAEMLAELDTLEAKFIAEMDDDLNAANGITVVYELAKWLNQYGERPVVSSEVISRSLRVYAQLLEIFGIVFSSDELLDDEIDQLIEERIQARKDRNFARSDEIRDLLKDQGIILEDTAQGTRWRRGE from the coding sequence TTGATTAAAATCTACAATACGTTGACCAGAAAAAAAGAAGAATTTGTCCCTCTTGAAAAGGGAAAGATCCGCATGTATGTCTGCGGACCGACTGTGTACAATTACATTCATATCGGTAACGGGCGAAGTGCGATTGCTTTTGATACGATCCGTCGCTATTTTGAATATCGCGGTTTTGAAGTAAACTATGTATCTAACTTTACGGATGTTGATGATAAAATCATTCGTGCAGCTCAAGAGCTGGGTGTAACTGCGCCTGAATTAGCAGACCGATTCATTCAAGCATTTAAAGAAGATACAGAAGCGCTAAATGTGAAGCCAGCTACTTCAAATCCACGTGTGATGGATCATTTGTCGGACATCATTCAATTTATTCAAGTGTTGGTGGACAAGGGATATGCTTATGAGTCAAAAGGAGATATCTATTATCGGACAAGAAAATTCAAAGAATACGGTAAGCTAAGCCATCAATCGATTGATGAATTAGAGATAGGTGCGAGTCAGCGTACGGGAGAAGAACAGCGGCAAAAAGAGGATCCGCTTGATTTTGCTCTTTGGAAAGCAGCAAAGGAAGGTGAGATTTCTTGGGACTCTCCTTGGGGACCTGGTCGCCCCGGCTGGCATATCGAATGTTCGGTCATGGCGACAAAACATTTGGGTGAGACGATTGATATTCATGGCGGTGGACAGGATTTAGAATTCCCCCACCATGAAAATGAAATCGCGCAGAGTGAAGCAAAGACCGGTAAGACTTTTGCGAACTACTGGATGCACAATGGGTATGTAACAATTGGTGAAGATGACGAAAAAATGAGTAAATCGCTGGGGAACTTCATTACGGTTCATGAAATGATCAAAGAAGTTGATCCACAGGTGCTGCGCTTCTTTATGGCAACAACACAGTATCGCCGTCCAATTCGCTATAGTGAAGTAACCTTGAAAGACGCTGCGGCAAATTATCAAAAGCTGAAAATCGCTTTTGAAAATCTTTCCTTTAGACAGGAAACTGCGGAAGCATCCCTGGAAAATGATGCAGAGATGCTGGCGGAATTAGATACACTAGAGGCGAAGTTCATTGCAGAGATGGACGATGACTTGAATGCAGCAAATGGCATCACTGTTGTTTATGAGTTGGCAAAATGGTTGAATCAGTATGGCGAAAGACCGGTTGTTTCCAGTGAAGTAATTAGTCGATCCTTGAGAGTGTATGCGCAGCTGTTGGAAATTTTCGGTATCGTTTTTTCATCGGATGAGCTGTTGGACGACGAGATTGACCAGTTGATCGAGGAACGGATTCAGGCAAGAAAAGATCGGAATTTTGCCCGTAGTGATGAGATTAGAGATTTGCTGAAGGACCAGGGGATTATTTTGGAAGACACGGCGCAAGGAACGAGATGGAGACGTGGAGAATGA
- a CDS encoding Mini-ribonuclease 3: protein MRDYTQLNGLALAYVGDAIYEIYIRDYLVAEGQTKPNVLHRTATNYVSAKAQAALIQTMLAENLLTEEEELIYKRGRNAKSHTSAKNADITTYRVATGFEALMGYLHLLKQTERLEELINWCIKKVGDSNEAKQK from the coding sequence ATGAGAGATTACACACAGTTGAATGGTCTGGCATTAGCATATGTTGGTGATGCAATCTATGAAATCTATATTCGAGATTATCTGGTTGCCGAAGGACAGACAAAACCAAATGTCCTGCACCGAACAGCAACGAATTATGTATCTGCAAAGGCACAAGCTGCTCTGATTCAGACGATGCTGGCTGAAAATCTGCTGACGGAAGAAGAAGAGCTGATTTATAAAAGAGGACGAAATGCCAAGAGCCATACTTCCGCCAAAAATGCGGATATCACGACATATAGAGTCGCTACAGGCTTTGAGGCGTTGATGGGGTATCTTCATTTGTTGAAGCAGACGGAACGTTTGGAAGAACTGATTAATTGGTGTATAAAGAAGGTAGGCGATTCAAATGAAGCAAAACAGAAATAA
- a CDS encoding sigma-70 family RNA polymerase sigma factor: MNRFEKILKGDFEAFDQLYRQYHPVVFKMQTKYYLKGFDRDDWLQEGRIVFFRSLEKFKDGHKVTVGNFFKLNFENHIRSLVRKQCAFKRKGDMLAVSLDQKIDTQGETFFDGIQIEESQALDYLIIREKLEDFPNVLSPFERVTFEEYIDGKELSEIAQTHEVQLIKVRSAYDRAKKKIRSLISD; this comes from the coding sequence GTGAATCGGTTTGAGAAGATTCTTAAGGGGGATTTTGAGGCATTTGATCAATTATACCGCCAGTATCATCCAGTGGTGTTCAAGATGCAAACGAAGTATTATTTGAAAGGGTTTGATCGAGATGATTGGTTACAGGAGGGAAGAATCGTCTTTTTTCGCTCATTAGAAAAGTTTAAAGATGGGCATAAAGTGACAGTTGGAAATTTTTTTAAACTAAATTTTGAAAATCATATACGTAGTCTGGTCCGAAAACAGTGTGCCTTCAAGCGGAAGGGGGATATGCTGGCTGTCTCGTTGGATCAAAAAATCGATACACAAGGTGAAACATTCTTTGATGGGATTCAAATCGAGGAATCACAAGCTTTGGATTATTTGATTATTCGAGAAAAACTGGAGGACTTTCCCAATGTTCTTTCCCCATTCGAGCGTGTTACTTTTGAAGAATATATAGATGGGAAAGAATTGAGTGAGATTGCTCAAACACATGAGGTACAGCTGATAAAAGTCAGAAGTGCCTATGATCGGGCAAAGAAAAAAATTAGATCATTGATTTCTGATTAA
- a CDS encoding NYN domain-containing protein, whose protein sequence is MKKQLLIVDGYNMIGAWPELVRLKQQNKLEDAREELLHRLSNYAKYEGTEIMVVFDAQLVPGIQQSYKKYQLTVIFTKEDETADSFIERTAGEKNDLLTQVTVATSDLAEQWLIFSKGALRVSARELYDQIRKTERTIAIHASDIQFQSFRRNSPWNLEQLSKLSDVLDELSKKD, encoded by the coding sequence ATGAAAAAGCAATTGTTGATCGTAGATGGTTATAATATGATCGGCGCATGGCCGGAGCTGGTCCGTCTGAAGCAACAGAATAAGCTAGAGGATGCGCGTGAAGAATTGCTTCATCGATTGTCGAATTATGCGAAATATGAAGGTACAGAGATTATGGTTGTGTTTGATGCACAGCTAGTTCCTGGTATTCAACAAAGTTACAAAAAATATCAGCTGACGGTTATCTTTACGAAAGAGGATGAGACTGCCGATAGCTTTATTGAACGAACAGCCGGAGAGAAAAATGACCTTCTGACACAGGTAACAGTGGCGACAAGTGATCTGGCGGAGCAGTGGCTGATTTTCTCCAAAGGTGCGCTACGTGTATCTGCCAGAGAGCTGTATGATCAGATAAGAAAAACAGAACGAACCATTGCAATTCACGCGTCGGATATCCAGTTTCAGAGTTTTCGCAGAAATTCACCGTGGAACCTTGAACAGCTATCCAAATTGTCGGATGTGTTGGATGAACTTTCCAAAAAGGATTAA
- the ispE gene encoding 4-(cytidine 5'-diphospho)-2-C-methyl-D-erythritol kinase: MEIIEKAPAKINLGLDALYKREDGYHELEMVMASVDLADRLFFETLTENQIIIETDNSFIPVDQKNHAFAAAELVKKKFQIETGVRIYIEKRIPVAAGLAGGSSDCAATLRGLNRLWNLGLSNQDLADLGSEIGSDVPYCIEGGTAFVTGRGERIEKMPPMPQCWVVLVKPKMSVSTGSIFGSLSFNSIQHPDIPALKAAVMANDYDKMTQTIGNALEGVTIQKHPVVQQIKDRMLKFGADAALMSGSGPTVFALCDKKTRAQRIYNGLKGFCEEVYLVRTLK; encoded by the coding sequence ATGGAGATAATTGAAAAAGCACCAGCTAAGATCAATTTAGGGTTGGATGCGTTATATAAGAGAGAAGATGGTTACCATGAATTAGAGATGGTAATGGCCAGTGTAGACTTGGCGGATCGCCTCTTTTTTGAGACACTAACAGAGAATCAGATTATTATCGAGACAGACAACTCGTTTATCCCTGTCGATCAAAAGAACCATGCGTTCGCAGCGGCAGAGCTGGTTAAGAAAAAATTTCAGATAGAGACAGGTGTACGAATCTATATAGAAAAACGGATTCCTGTAGCAGCTGGTTTGGCTGGCGGTAGCAGCGATTGTGCCGCAACGTTGAGAGGCTTAAATCGTCTTTGGAATTTGGGTTTGTCAAATCAAGATTTGGCTGATCTAGGCAGTGAGATTGGTTCAGATGTTCCTTACTGTATCGAAGGCGGAACAGCGTTTGTTACAGGAAGAGGCGAGCGAATCGAGAAAATGCCCCCAATGCCGCAATGTTGGGTAGTATTGGTAAAACCGAAGATGAGTGTTTCTACGGGCTCGATATTTGGAAGCCTATCATTCAACAGTATTCAACATCCGGATATTCCTGCGTTGAAAGCAGCGGTAATGGCTAATGACTATGATAAAATGACTCAGACAATCGGTAATGCGTTGGAGGGTGTAACGATTCAAAAGCATCCAGTGGTCCAACAAATCAAGGATCGGATGTTAAAATTTGGTGCGGATGCTGCGCTAATGAGTGGTAGTGGGCCAACCGTATTTGCTCTATGTGATAAAAAGACCAGAGCACAGCGGATTTATAATGGGTTGAAAGGCTTCTGTGAAGAAGTCTATCTTGTACGAACGTTGAAGTAA
- the epsC gene encoding serine O-acetyltransferase EpsC — MGWLKQAVAAVKKNDPVARSTAEVLLTYPGVHALFCHRISHFLYNHRLYLLAKMHAQFWRFMTGIEIHPGARIAPGVFIDHGMGVVIGETAEIEEDVILFHGVTLGGTGKDQGKRHPTVKKGAIISANAQILGPVTIGARAKIGASAVVLIDIPDDATAVGIPAKIVRIKGEKVGG, encoded by the coding sequence ATGGGTTGGTTAAAACAAGCTGTTGCTGCCGTGAAGAAGAACGATCCGGTAGCACGTTCAACAGCAGAAGTTCTGCTTACTTACCCTGGGGTACACGCATTATTTTGTCATAGAATCTCTCATTTTCTGTATAACCATCGTCTTTATTTGCTTGCAAAGATGCACGCACAGTTCTGGCGGTTTATGACAGGAATCGAGATTCACCCAGGAGCGAGAATTGCACCAGGTGTCTTTATCGATCATGGTATGGGCGTGGTTATCGGTGAGACCGCTGAAATAGAGGAGGATGTTATTCTGTTCCATGGCGTAACATTAGGCGGTACCGGAAAAGACCAGGGCAAACGGCATCCAACAGTAAAAAAAGGGGCGATCATTTCGGCCAATGCACAGATTTTAGGACCTGTGACAATCGGAGCGCGTGCCAAAATCGGAGCGTCTGCTGTCGTACTGATCGACATTCCGGATGATGCTACAGCCGTAGGGATTCCGGCGAAAATTGTTCGAATAAAAGGAGAGAAAGTGGGAGGATAA
- the rlmB gene encoding 23S rRNA (guanosine(2251)-2'-O)-methyltransferase RlmB, with the protein MKQNRNNDRFKARGKRSDRNQPRKNQKVDAPEQKEESEFVFGYHAALEALGNERGNKLFLQEDSSGEKTERLKAAAKDHSVPVKWVPKQKLDTLSDHGVHQGVVLATTEYEYLTLDQLMASTQSETPFFLILDSLEDPHNFGSILRTADATGVDGIIIPKHRAVGVTSVVVKASTGAVEHVPIARVTNLTQAIADLKKAGFWIFGTDMTGTDYRRWNTDGSVALIIGNEGRGMSKGLHKEVDELLTIPMVGHVQSLNAGVAAGLLMYEVYRGRNPKS; encoded by the coding sequence ATGAAGCAAAACAGAAATAATGATCGTTTCAAGGCTAGAGGAAAGAGATCGGATAGAAACCAGCCTCGTAAAAACCAGAAAGTAGATGCGCCGGAGCAAAAAGAAGAGAGTGAATTTGTCTTTGGTTATCATGCGGCACTAGAAGCGCTTGGAAACGAGAGAGGAAACAAGCTGTTTCTACAGGAAGACAGCTCTGGCGAAAAAACGGAACGATTGAAGGCGGCGGCGAAAGACCACTCCGTTCCTGTGAAATGGGTCCCTAAACAAAAATTGGACACATTGAGTGATCATGGTGTCCATCAAGGGGTCGTGTTGGCGACAACAGAGTATGAGTATCTGACATTAGACCAGCTAATGGCCTCCACACAATCAGAAACACCGTTCTTTCTTATTTTGGATAGTCTGGAAGATCCACATAATTTTGGATCGATATTACGAACAGCAGACGCGACAGGTGTAGATGGGATTATTATTCCAAAGCATCGGGCAGTCGGTGTGACTTCTGTTGTTGTAAAAGCTTCTACGGGTGCAGTAGAGCATGTGCCAATTGCTCGAGTGACCAATCTGACTCAAGCTATTGCTGATTTGAAGAAAGCAGGCTTCTGGATTTTTGGAACGGATATGACAGGGACTGATTATCGTCGGTGGAATACAGATGGTTCTGTTGCTTTGATTATCGGGAATGAAGGACGAGGTATGAGCAAAGGGTTGCATAAAGAGGTAGACGAACTGCTGACGATTCCGATGGTCGGGCATGTTCAAAGTTTGAATGCCGGCGTTGCCGCAGGTCTGTTAATGTATGAAGTATATAGAGGAAGAAATCCAAAGTCATGA
- a CDS encoding Veg family protein, whose product MPTTLASIKQDLECRIGSKITLTAQTGRKRQTERTGVLTETYPSVFVVDLDPDENSFERVSYSYSDVLTRTVEIEFIGEAV is encoded by the coding sequence ATGCCAACAACTTTAGCTTCAATAAAACAAGATTTGGAATGCCGGATTGGCAGTAAAATCACATTAACTGCACAAACGGGAAGAAAGCGACAAACAGAGCGTACAGGCGTACTGACTGAGACATACCCTTCTGTTTTTGTTGTAGACTTGGATCCAGATGAAAATTCGTTCGAACGAGTTTCTTATAGTTATTCAGATGTATTGACGCGCACTGTAGAGATTGAATTTATTGGTGAAGCTGTCTAA
- a CDS encoding metal ABC transporter substrate-binding protein yields MKRKFLKYSIGAGVLLLSAAFLTACGNKNESSEDSGDEITVMTTFYPMYNFAEQVVGDEGKVELLIPSGTDAHDFEPSAKDIAKISDSDVFVYNSTEFETWAEYILANVDQKKVKVVEASQDIELMEGDAHAHEDEEAHADHDHSHDVDPHVWLDPVLAQKEVEAIRDGLIEKYPDKKEAFEKNAAAYIEKLQDLDTEYKEAFAGAKNKTFVTQHAAFGYLAHQYDLTQESISGISPDQEPSPSRLAQLKEFIDEHKVSVIYFEATASSKVAETLAKETGVELSVLQTLESLTEDEQKAGKDYISVMQENLEALKKSIN; encoded by the coding sequence ATGAAAAGAAAATTTTTAAAATATAGTATCGGTGCCGGAGTGCTTTTGCTAAGTGCGGCCTTTTTAACAGCTTGTGGGAACAAGAATGAATCTAGTGAGGATTCTGGGGATGAAATCACGGTTATGACAACCTTTTATCCAATGTACAACTTTGCGGAGCAGGTCGTAGGAGATGAAGGGAAAGTAGAGCTGCTAATTCCTTCTGGCACAGATGCCCACGACTTCGAGCCGAGTGCGAAGGATATCGCAAAAATTTCCGATTCTGATGTTTTTGTATATAATAGTACTGAGTTTGAAACATGGGCGGAGTACATTTTGGCAAACGTTGATCAAAAGAAGGTCAAGGTTGTTGAAGCCAGTCAGGATATCGAGTTGATGGAAGGCGATGCGCATGCTCATGAGGACGAAGAAGCTCATGCAGACCATGACCATAGTCATGACGTAGATCCTCATGTCTGGCTTGATCCTGTATTGGCTCAAAAAGAAGTCGAAGCGATTCGTGATGGATTGATTGAGAAATATCCAGATAAAAAAGAGGCCTTTGAGAAAAATGCTGCGGCATATATTGAAAAGCTGCAAGATTTAGATACGGAGTACAAAGAAGCATTTGCTGGTGCGAAAAACAAAACTTTTGTGACACAGCATGCGGCGTTTGGTTACCTTGCTCACCAATACGATTTGACACAAGAATCGATTTCAGGGATTTCACCAGATCAAGAACCTTCACCAAGTCGTTTGGCTCAACTAAAGGAATTCATCGACGAGCACAAGGTATCTGTTATCTATTTTGAAGCAACAGCTTCTTCAAAGGTAGCAGAAACTTTGGCGAAAGAAACAGGAGTGGAGCTTTCTGTTTTACAAACGTTGGAGAGTCTGACAGAGGACGAGCAAAAAGCCGGGAAGGATTACATTTCTGTTATGCAGGAAAATCTGGAAGCGTTGAAAAAGAGTATTAACTAA
- the ispF gene encoding 2-C-methyl-D-erythritol 2,4-cyclodiphosphate synthase produces MFRIGQGFDVHQLAEGRKLIIGGVELPFHKGLLGHSDADILLHAITDALLGAAGMGDIGHLFPDTDPVFKDADSLELLRQSNEKVLDAGFTINNIDCTILAEQPKMKPYLEAMKENIAAACKIDKDQINLKATTMEKMGFIGREEGMGAMAVALLEK; encoded by the coding sequence ATGTTTAGAATTGGCCAGGGATTTGATGTCCACCAATTGGCAGAGGGCCGCAAGTTGATCATCGGCGGTGTAGAGCTGCCTTTTCATAAGGGATTATTGGGACATTCTGACGCGGATATTCTGCTGCATGCAATCACAGATGCATTGTTGGGCGCTGCCGGAATGGGCGATATCGGTCATTTGTTTCCGGATACAGATCCGGTCTTCAAGGATGCAGATTCATTGGAATTATTACGTCAGTCAAATGAAAAAGTTCTGGATGCAGGCTTTACTATTAACAATATTGATTGTACAATTTTAGCAGAACAGCCGAAAATGAAACCGTATCTGGAAGCAATGAAGGAAAATATTGCTGCTGCCTGTAAGATTGACAAGGATCAAATCAATTTGAAAGCAACAACGATGGAAAAAATGGGTTTTATCGGTCGTGAAGAAGGTATGGGAGCGATGGCGGTCGCTTTACTTGAAAAATAG
- the ispD gene encoding 2-C-methyl-D-erythritol 4-phosphate cytidylyltransferase yields the protein MKEYEVILLAAGQGKRMKASRNKILLQLMGKPIILYSLKTFYEDPACKHIIMVTQANEQELLKETVRKMKSKKTCPVTFVSGGSERQYSVYNGLQEMKDLENIVMVHDGARPFVTLAQLKALHAKVLETSTAILGVPVKDTIKRVFQGTVQETIPRETLWQIQTPQAFYGKDLLAAHEKSKEDDFLGTDESSLMEKYSALPVTMVLGSYENIKLTTPDDMLIGEAIVKRKRS from the coding sequence ATGAAAGAATACGAAGTTATTTTATTAGCCGCTGGTCAAGGAAAACGAATGAAGGCTTCTCGCAATAAGATTTTACTGCAGCTTATGGGAAAGCCAATCATTTTATATTCGTTGAAAACATTTTACGAAGATCCAGCATGTAAACATATCATTATGGTCACTCAAGCAAACGAGCAAGAGCTGCTTAAGGAGACAGTACGAAAGATGAAAAGCAAGAAGACTTGTCCTGTTACTTTTGTTTCAGGTGGCAGTGAGCGGCAATACAGTGTGTACAATGGACTCCAAGAGATGAAGGATTTGGAAAATATTGTGATGGTTCATGATGGTGCACGTCCGTTTGTTACCTTGGCTCAATTGAAAGCTCTGCATGCCAAGGTATTGGAAACCAGTACTGCGATCCTAGGCGTACCGGTCAAGGATACAATTAAACGAGTATTTCAGGGAACCGTTCAAGAAACGATTCCAAGAGAGACATTATGGCAAATACAGACACCACAAGCTTTTTATGGCAAGGATCTTTTAGCTGCGCACGAAAAGTCTAAAGAAGATGATTTTTTGGGGACAGATGAGTCTTCTTTGATGGAGAAATACAGTGCACTTCCTGTGACGATGGTACTTGGAAGCTATGAGAATATTAAATTGACGACACCGGATGATATGTTGATTGGTGAAGCAATCGTCAAACGAAAAAGGAGTTAA
- a CDS encoding metal ABC transporter ATP-binding protein, translated as MHYIEVKNLTFYYDDEPVLEDVSYHVDPGEFVILTGENGAAKSTLIKSTMGLLKPTSGTVSIADKNAEGKKISIGYIPQQVASFNAGFPSTVLELVQSGRYPRGKWFKRLSEKDTLHVEKALKAVGMWNMRNKRIGELSGGQKQRISLARIFATDPDLFILDEPTTGMDEESRNEFYRLLRHNAHDHGKSILMITHDHEDIKAYADRQIRLVRKEDSQWRCFHMSS; from the coding sequence ATGCATTATATTGAAGTAAAAAATTTAACGTTCTATTACGACGATGAGCCGGTATTGGAAGATGTTTCTTACCATGTTGATCCTGGTGAATTTGTTATTTTGACTGGAGAAAACGGGGCTGCAAAATCAACCTTGATAAAGAGTACGATGGGATTGCTCAAGCCAACTAGTGGTACAGTTTCCATCGCGGATAAAAATGCAGAGGGGAAGAAAATCAGCATAGGCTATATTCCGCAGCAAGTTGCGTCATTCAATGCAGGTTTCCCAAGCACTGTTCTGGAGCTGGTTCAGTCCGGACGTTATCCAAGAGGGAAATGGTTTAAGCGGTTGTCAGAAAAAGATACACTGCATGTCGAAAAAGCACTGAAGGCTGTTGGCATGTGGAATATGCGCAATAAGAGGATTGGCGAGCTTTCGGGCGGTCAGAAGCAACGAATCAGCTTAGCACGAATTTTTGCGACAGATCCGGATTTATTTATCTTGGATGAACCGACCACAGGGATGGATGAGGAATCCCGTAACGAGTTTTACCGTCTGTTGAGGCATAATGCCCATGATCATGGCAAATCGATTCTGATGATTACTCACGACCATGAGGATATTAAGGCGTATGCAGACCGACAAATCCGTTTGGTCCGGAAGGAGGATTCCCAATGGAGATGTTTTCATATGAGTTCATGA
- the gltX gene encoding glutamate--tRNA ligase, which translates to MTKVRVRYAPSPTGHLHIGNARTALFNYLFARHNDGEFIIRIEDTDQKRNIEDGEKSQLENLSWLGINWDESPENPGEYGPYRQSERKEIYQPLIDQLLSSNRAYKCYCTEEELEAEREAQRARGEMPHYSGQCANLTPSEQAEKEAQGLEPVIRFRVPRNTSYSFEDMVKGEIVFESDNTGGDFVIQKRDGMPTYNFAVAVDDHMMKITHVLRGDDHIANTPKQLMIYEAFGWAPPSFGHMTLIINSETGKKLSKRDETILQFIEQYRELGYLPEAMFNFIALLGWSPVGEEEIFSQEELIKMFDPERLSKSPAAFDGKKLEWVNNQYMKQIDLNVLADMCIPYLIADGRVEKEPSAEKVEWLKKLVSLYQAQMSYAAEIVNLSDLFFNEHPVLDEAAKEVLAGETVPQVLNAFKAQLENTDVLDVPAIKAAIKAVQKETGVKGKNLFMPIRVAVSGQMHGPELAETIELLGKEKALAHLTNVL; encoded by the coding sequence ATGACAAAAGTTCGTGTACGTTACGCACCAAGTCCAACAGGACATCTGCATATTGGAAATGCAAGAACCGCGCTATTCAATTATTTATTTGCTCGTCATAATGATGGCGAATTTATTATTCGTATAGAGGATACTGACCAGAAGAGAAACATTGAAGATGGTGAAAAGAGTCAATTGGAAAACCTGTCTTGGTTGGGAATCAATTGGGATGAATCGCCTGAAAATCCTGGTGAATATGGACCTTATCGCCAATCAGAAAGAAAAGAAATCTATCAGCCGCTGATCGATCAGCTGTTGAGTAGTAATCGCGCTTATAAATGCTACTGTACAGAAGAAGAGTTGGAAGCTGAACGTGAAGCACAGCGTGCGAGAGGGGAAATGCCTCATTACTCCGGTCAATGTGCCAATCTAACACCGTCTGAACAGGCAGAAAAAGAAGCACAGGGCTTAGAACCAGTGATTCGTTTCCGTGTACCGAGAAATACGTCTTACTCTTTTGAAGATATGGTCAAAGGTGAAATCGTCTTTGAATCAGACAATACAGGTGGCGATTTTGTCATTCAAAAACGTGATGGTATGCCGACCTATAATTTTGCTGTAGCAGTAGACGATCATATGATGAAAATCACTCATGTTTTACGTGGGGATGATCATATCGCTAATACACCAAAACAATTGATGATTTATGAAGCATTTGGATGGGCACCACCAAGCTTCGGACATATGACCTTGATCATCAATTCTGAGACAGGGAAAAAATTAAGCAAGCGAGATGAAACGATCCTTCAATTCATTGAACAATATCGTGAGCTAGGTTACTTACCGGAAGCGATGTTCAACTTTATCGCCTTGTTGGGTTGGTCACCTGTTGGGGAAGAAGAAATCTTCTCACAAGAAGAATTGATTAAAATGTTTGATCCAGAGCGCTTGAGCAAATCTCCGGCAGCTTTTGATGGTAAAAAACTGGAATGGGTCAACAATCAATACATGAAACAAATCGATTTAAATGTTTTGGCGGATATGTGTATTCCATATTTGATTGCCGATGGTCGAGTAGAGAAAGAACCATCAGCTGAAAAAGTCGAATGGTTGAAAAAATTAGTTAGCTTGTATCAAGCTCAAATGAGCTATGCGGCAGAAATCGTCAACCTATCTGACCTATTTTTCAATGAACATCCTGTATTGGATGAGGCGGCAAAAGAGGTGCTTGCAGGAGAAACAGTTCCTCAAGTGTTGAATGCGTTCAAAGCTCAACTAGAAAATACAGATGTATTGGATGTTCCAGCAATCAAAGCGGCGATCAAAGCTGTTCAAAAGGAAACTGGCGTCAAAGGAAAGAATTTGTTTATGCCGATTCGTGTAGCTGTTTCGGGACAGATGCATGGTCCGGAACTAGCTGAGACAATTGAGCTGTTAGGTAAGGAAAAAGCGTTGGCTCACTTGACGAACGTTTTATAA